From Sulfurovum xiamenensis, a single genomic window includes:
- a CDS encoding putative bifunctional diguanylate cyclase/phosphodiesterase codes for MSFKKLNLTFIVLFVGFFVITILLHYTQTVKHIHTIMIDNLRESVSDMKFDIKAILNNQDTINLKAYLDRQKAGSRMIKEIYVVKEDGTLLRTSDYLYEKNYFKEENTISLRQLNTDNISNIDLLRSDIKVIDHDNIVHYSMYVKMDKKYITNSVQQRIGVQIIYPLLFFIGVVIFYLLYIKNLIMKPIMIVDDFLRGIVQRIPKFYIREFNHLSQNLQNNLKELKELAYFDTLTGVYNRKAIEEILKKKIIEAKKNKHPFAVVMIDLDHFKKVNDNYGHDIGDLLLKEIAKVLQSEIRTLDHIGRLGGDEFLIIIDTINNVDIFLKLQKLIAKFKEPFHIEGNDIIIGMSIGGVMYPEDGNDVITLLKNVDIAMYQAKHEGRNRVVFFSIELGKKIQLEIELEKEIRYAFEHNEFSLKYQPIIDISSGKVVAVEALIRWEHPVKGTIYPTEFIPFVEKGCCVKEIGVWVFDRACKQQKEWSKNGIDVNMSINLSVKHMHATNFYDVMNAIIKKYDVDIKKISLEITEYTLMQYRETTMAMLNKMQHDGMTFRLDDFGTGYSSLTYLKDTPISSIKIDKSFIDGITPDKKPVHLLNAIINLSHAIDVTTIAEGVEEAYQVEYLKEIGCDMIQGYYYSKALDGKAFESYYQSRESDKEKSIE; via the coding sequence ATGAGTTTTAAAAAATTAAATTTGACATTCATAGTATTGTTTGTTGGATTTTTTGTTATAACGATACTTTTACATTATACCCAGACCGTAAAACATATCCATACTATTATGATCGATAATTTACGAGAATCAGTGTCGGATATGAAGTTTGATATTAAAGCGATACTAAATAATCAAGATACGATTAACCTAAAAGCGTATCTTGATCGACAAAAAGCAGGATCACGTATGATCAAAGAGATTTATGTAGTTAAAGAGGACGGCACACTTTTACGTACATCAGATTATTTATATGAAAAGAATTATTTCAAAGAGGAAAATACTATCTCTTTACGTCAACTGAATACAGATAATATATCGAATATAGATCTGTTACGTTCAGATATTAAAGTGATCGATCATGATAATATAGTTCATTATAGTATGTATGTAAAGATGGACAAAAAATATATAACTAATAGTGTTCAACAGCGTATTGGAGTACAGATTATCTATCCATTACTCTTTTTTATCGGGGTAGTAATATTTTATTTACTCTATATTAAAAATCTTATCATGAAGCCGATCATGATCGTCGACGATTTTTTACGTGGAATTGTCCAGAGAATTCCAAAATTTTACATACGGGAGTTTAATCATCTCTCCCAAAATTTACAGAATAATCTAAAAGAGTTAAAAGAACTTGCCTATTTTGATACTTTAACAGGTGTATATAATCGAAAGGCAATTGAAGAGATCTTGAAAAAAAAGATCATTGAAGCAAAAAAAAATAAACATCCTTTTGCTGTAGTAATGATCGATCTTGACCACTTTAAAAAGGTCAATGACAATTATGGTCATGATATAGGTGATCTACTGTTAAAAGAGATAGCTAAAGTATTACAATCTGAGATACGCACACTAGATCATATTGGACGATTGGGTGGTGATGAGTTTCTAATCATTATTGATACAATCAATAATGTTGATATTTTTCTGAAACTTCAGAAACTAATTGCAAAATTTAAAGAACCATTCCATATAGAAGGAAATGATATTATTATCGGTATGAGCATTGGTGGTGTGATGTATCCTGAAGATGGTAATGATGTGATAACTTTGCTTAAAAATGTAGATATAGCAATGTATCAGGCGAAACACGAAGGACGTAATAGGGTCGTTTTCTTCTCAATAGAGCTTGGAAAGAAAATTCAATTAGAGATAGAACTTGAAAAAGAGATTAGATATGCTTTTGAACATAATGAATTTAGTTTAAAATATCAGCCTATTATTGACATTAGCAGTGGGAAAGTAGTAGCTGTGGAAGCATTGATACGCTGGGAACATCCAGTCAAAGGGACAATTTATCCAACTGAATTTATTCCTTTTGTTGAAAAAGGATGTTGCGTGAAAGAAATAGGGGTATGGGTATTTGATAGAGCATGTAAACAGCAAAAAGAATGGTCGAAGAATGGGATCGATGTTAATATGTCTATTAATCTTTCTGTCAAGCATATGCATGCAACCAATTTTTATGATGTGATGAATGCCATTATAAAAAAATATGATGTAGATATAAAAAAAATAAGTTTAGAGATCACAGAATATACATTAATGCAGTATAGAGAAACCACTATGGCAATGTTGAATAAAATGCAGCATGATGGTATGACTTTCCGTTTGGATGATTTTGGAACAGGGTATTCCTCATTAACGTATTTGAAAGATACACCCATTTCTTCGATAAAGATAGACAAAAGTTTTATTGATGGAATTACACCAGATAAAAAACCCGTTCATTTATTGAATGCGATCATAAATCTTTCACATGCCATAGATGTGACGACTATCGCAGAAGGAGTAGAAGAAGCATATCAGGTAGAGTATCTTAAAGAAATAGGATGTGATATGATACAAGGATATTATTATTCAAAAGCTTTGGATGGTAAAGCATTTGAATCCTATTATCAGTCTAGAGAGTCTGATAAAGAGAAAAGTATTGAATGA
- a CDS encoding nitrate ABC transporter substrate-binding proteins codes for MKNNFIVFAFVIFSIVIGCTISISQPLRISTNLWIGYSPFFYMQQKGWLKDHNIEIVNVVSLSENMQMYESGFVNAFTGTQYEFEQMQKKTPDLEPIILLDRSIGGDVIMGNRDIETLQKAQKINVYLEIDSVNKVLLDNFTELYGINLSVLHLINKDSDNSSMLEMKDEPTLIITYTPYDILLKKNGYKVVDTTKNLSFFVMDALYTDLKTREKYAEELAVLNKLISKALNHLKEDPEEYFSTVQIYFNYKDKNAFLQALTSIQWIYDDRSLPLMKQLELHHIPAHNILEPVDEF; via the coding sequence TTGAAAAATAACTTTATAGTGTTTGCTTTTGTTATATTTTCTATAGTAATCGGTTGTACCATTTCTATTTCTCAGCCATTACGTATCTCTACAAATTTATGGATCGGCTATTCTCCATTTTTTTATATGCAACAAAAAGGGTGGCTGAAAGATCACAACATAGAAATCGTTAATGTGGTTTCACTCTCTGAAAATATGCAAATGTATGAATCAGGTTTTGTCAATGCATTTACCGGAACACAATATGAATTTGAACAAATGCAGAAAAAAACGCCAGATTTAGAGCCTATAATACTACTTGATCGTTCTATTGGCGGAGATGTTATCATGGGAAACCGTGATATAGAAACATTGCAAAAGGCTCAAAAAATAAATGTCTATTTAGAGATAGATAGTGTCAATAAAGTATTGCTTGATAATTTTACAGAGTTATATGGTATTAACCTATCAGTGTTACACTTGATCAATAAAGATTCAGATAATAGTTCCATGCTTGAAATGAAAGATGAACCTACACTTATCATTACCTATACACCTTATGACATTCTGTTGAAAAAAAATGGATATAAAGTAGTGGATACGACAAAAAATCTCTCTTTTTTTGTGATGGATGCACTCTATACCGATCTGAAAACAAGAGAAAAATATGCAGAAGAACTGGCCGTATTGAACAAATTGATCTCTAAAGCATTGAATCATTTAAAAGAAGACCCGGAAGAGTATTTTTCCACGGTTCAGATCTACTTTAATTATAAAGATAAAAATGCGTTTTTGCAGGCACTTACTTCTATACAGTGGATCTATGATGACCGTTCATTACCTCTTATGAAGCAGCTGGAATTACATCACATTCCAGCCCACAATATATTGGAACCGGTAGATGAGTTTTAA
- a CDS encoding SO_0444 family Cu/Zn efflux transporter, producing MEYITEFITALIELSNAMAPYILFGLIFAGILHEFVPDTLVTKHLGKGNIFSVIKATLFGIPLPVCSCGVIPLATSIKKSGASKGSTLSFLISTPITGVDSIMATYGIFGWIFTIYRVITSMIIAMVSGILANLFDKEVAAVKPAFSAVKAPNTFSPVFSMAKKEEESCCSESASCCATETKSFWLTGALRYAFITLLGDIAKPLMWGLLLGALISVAIPQSISDILIEYSWLSYIIVIAIAVPMYVCATASLPIAAGLMLSGVSAGAAFVFLSAGPATNTVTIGVVKKMLGTRSLTIYLGSIIVGSIVFGLGLDYIFSTSEINPASLVHIEEESGIVAIGSSIILWGLVGYLLLIRKAR from the coding sequence ATGGAATACATCACTGAATTTATCACTGCACTGATAGAGCTTAGCAATGCGATGGCTCCCTACATACTTTTTGGTCTGATATTTGCAGGTATTTTGCATGAGTTTGTGCCCGATACCCTTGTAACCAAACATTTAGGGAAAGGCAATATATTCTCTGTGATCAAAGCCACGCTTTTTGGTATTCCCCTGCCTGTATGTTCATGTGGGGTGATCCCTTTGGCGACTAGTATTAAAAAGAGTGGTGCAAGCAAAGGATCGACACTTTCATTTTTGATATCCACACCTATAACAGGAGTAGATTCTATTATGGCAACCTATGGGATATTTGGATGGATATTTACGATTTACCGTGTCATTACTTCTATGATCATAGCAATGGTGTCAGGTATTCTGGCCAATCTTTTTGATAAAGAGGTGGCAGCCGTAAAACCTGCATTTTCTGCTGTGAAAGCACCTAATACCTTCTCTCCTGTATTTTCTATGGCAAAAAAAGAAGAGGAAAGCTGTTGCTCTGAGTCAGCTTCATGTTGCGCGACAGAAACAAAAAGTTTTTGGCTCACGGGTGCCTTACGGTATGCTTTTATTACCCTTTTAGGTGACATTGCCAAGCCGCTTATGTGGGGTCTGCTTTTGGGTGCACTGATCAGCGTAGCGATCCCTCAAAGCATCAGCGATATCCTTATAGAGTATTCATGGCTCTCTTATATCATTGTGATAGCGATTGCGGTGCCGATGTATGTCTGTGCTACGGCATCCTTGCCTATCGCTGCCGGGTTGATGCTCTCAGGTGTGAGTGCAGGAGCAGCTTTTGTCTTCCTCTCTGCAGGTCCTGCAACCAATACCGTGACCATAGGGGTAGTAAAAAAAATGCTTGGAACACGCTCGCTTACGATCTATTTGGGAAGTATCATTGTGGGGAGCATTGTGTTTGGCTTAGGATTGGACTATATCTTTTCTACATCTGAGATCAATCCTGCTTCTTTAGTGCATATAGAGGAAGAATCAGGAATAGTCGCGATAGGGAGTTCTATAATACTGTGGGGGCTTGTGGGGTATCTTCTTCTCATACGAAAAGCTAGATAG
- a CDS encoding thioredoxin family protein: MKLIITVFLVFCVSMAFGKEHMLKESSYKKIQQSIGKGKPYFLEVGSDTCHSCKIMGSMLYKIVQENPVYNIHFINVKKEREAASILNIMMIPTQIIYDKEGKEVYRHIGLLSEDELVQLFIRYQF, from the coding sequence ATGAAATTAATCATAACAGTTTTTTTAGTGTTTTGTGTATCAATGGCTTTTGGTAAAGAGCATATGCTTAAAGAGAGTTCATACAAGAAGATACAGCAAAGTATCGGTAAGGGGAAACCTTACTTCTTAGAAGTAGGTTCAGATACTTGTCATAGCTGCAAGATCATGGGCAGTATGCTGTATAAAATAGTACAGGAAAACCCTGTGTACAATATCCATTTCATCAATGTAAAAAAAGAGCGTGAAGCCGCTTCAATCCTTAATATAATGATGATTCCAACTCAAATTATTTATGATAAAGAAGGTAAAGAGGTTTACAGACATATCGGTTTGTTAAGTGAGGATGAACTGGTTCAATTATTTATTAGGTATCAGTTTTAA
- a CDS encoding cytochrome c biogenesis CcdA family protein translates to MQESILALLESNSLLAFLGAFGAGSITAIAPCSLVSVPLLVGSSVALNKDLEGRKKAFYTYAFATLFALGVMISFSILGFIVAKFGGFFSVAPVWAYLAASFLSISIGLYAWGVFGQIDKSSLMMHLIKFRLFGGFLIGVIFGLVSTPCASAPLVSIITIAANSGYMYAYALILTFALGHSMLLLIAGISVGFAQSISSSVVVAKVSNSINKGFALMLIGIGFYFAWQAVLQF, encoded by the coding sequence ATGCAAGAGAGTATACTTGCCTTACTAGAATCAAATTCTCTTCTGGCATTTCTCGGTGCTTTCGGTGCAGGGAGTATTACAGCTATCGCTCCCTGTTCTTTGGTGTCTGTACCACTTTTAGTAGGAAGTTCTGTAGCTCTGAATAAAGATTTGGAAGGTAGAAAAAAAGCATTCTATACCTATGCCTTTGCAACTTTGTTTGCTTTAGGTGTCATGATCAGTTTTTCAATTTTGGGATTTATTGTTGCCAAATTTGGAGGTTTTTTTTCAGTTGCACCAGTTTGGGCATATTTAGCTGCCTCATTTTTGAGTATATCAATCGGTTTGTATGCCTGGGGAGTTTTTGGTCAAATTGATAAATCTTCACTTATGATGCATCTGATCAAGTTTCGCCTCTTTGGAGGGTTCCTGATAGGAGTTATCTTTGGTCTAGTGAGTACACCATGTGCATCAGCACCTCTTGTTTCGATCATTACCATTGCGGCAAACAGTGGATATATGTATGCTTATGCCCTTATTCTGACATTTGCTTTAGGACATTCAATGCTTCTTTTGATTGCAGGCATTTCAGTTGGTTTTGCACAAAGTATATCATCAAGTGTAGTAGTTGCAAAAGTGTCGAATTCCATCAATAAAGGCTTTGCGTTGATGCTTATAGGTATAGGTTTCTATTTTGCATGGCAAGCCGTTTTACAGTTTTAG
- a CDS encoding thioredoxin family protein, translating to MKIEVLGTGCAKCVALEKVVKEAVAKSGKFAQIEKVDDIMKIMEYQVVSTPGLVIDGKVVSTGKLLSVDEVVALING from the coding sequence ATGAAGATCGAAGTATTAGGAACCGGATGTGCCAAGTGTGTTGCCTTGGAAAAGGTTGTAAAAGAAGCTGTTGCGAAAAGCGGAAAGTTCGCCCAAATAGAAAAAGTCGATGATATCATGAAGATCATGGAGTATCAGGTAGTGAGTACACCTGGACTTGTGATAGATGGTAAAGTTGTAAGTACAGGAAAACTATTGAGTGTAGATGAAGTTGTTGCACTGATAAACGGATAA
- a CDS encoding permease gives MWYELTKEFIYGIVGLEGKLADALHFFIYDTVKIWFLLLTIIFAVSFLRTWVNTEYVRAHLQGKSALYGHVGASLFGIITPFCSCSAIPLFLGFIQARIPVGVTFSYLISAPMNNEIAIAMLFGLFGWKVTAIYIGFGLMVAIIGGYFIGKMGAEKEILLDVKPIDSELEAGLVSLTVKERAKEAWGYTLDIFKKIYLYVLLGVGVGAWIHGYIPTDFIARYTGEGNPFAVIIAVMMGIPMYSNAAGVMPLVEVLTGKGMLLGTALSFMMAVTALSLPEALILKKIISIRLIGLFFAIVGSGIIIIGYLFNTIL, from the coding sequence ATGTGGTATGAACTCACCAAAGAGTTTATCTACGGTATTGTAGGGCTTGAAGGAAAGTTGGCGGATGCCTTACACTTTTTTATCTATGATACTGTCAAGATATGGTTTTTACTGCTTACGATCATTTTTGCCGTTTCCTTTTTGAGAACATGGGTCAATACAGAATACGTTCGTGCACATCTTCAGGGTAAATCTGCTCTTTATGGGCATGTAGGTGCTTCACTGTTCGGGATCATCACACCATTTTGCTCCTGCTCTGCGATCCCTCTTTTTTTAGGTTTTATTCAAGCAAGGATCCCGGTAGGGGTTACCTTTAGTTATCTTATCTCTGCTCCTATGAACAATGAGATTGCCATAGCAATGCTTTTTGGGCTTTTTGGATGGAAGGTTACAGCTATATATATCGGTTTTGGGCTGATGGTTGCCATCATCGGCGGTTACTTTATCGGAAAAATGGGTGCTGAAAAAGAGATACTGTTGGATGTGAAACCAATTGATTCTGAACTGGAAGCCGGGCTTGTCTCGCTGACAGTCAAAGAGAGAGCAAAGGAAGCATGGGGCTATACCTTGGATATTTTCAAGAAAATTTATCTGTATGTATTACTTGGTGTAGGTGTAGGAGCGTGGATACATGGGTATATCCCGACTGATTTTATTGCTCGTTATACAGGGGAAGGTAATCCGTTTGCCGTGATCATCGCCGTGATGATGGGTATACCTATGTATTCTAATGCGGCAGGTGTTATGCCTTTAGTAGAAGTACTCACCGGCAAAGGGATGCTTTTGGGCACGGCACTCAGCTTTATGATGGCTGTCACAGCATTGAGTTTACCCGAAGCACTGATACTAAAAAAGATCATTTCTATAAGACTTATTGGATTATTTTTCGCCATAGTCGGAAGTGGGATCATCATCATCGGGTATCTTTTTAATACTATTTTATAA
- a CDS encoding arsenate reductase ArsC — translation MKKNVLILCTGNSCRSIMGEALINAKLGDCVFAQSSGVKASGKVNPNAQALLESKGFWRDEYHSKVIETVLNTPFDLVVTVCDHANETCPMFPKAVKTIHVGFEDPSGKAVEEYEKTLNLIEKELLPIIKNELC, via the coding sequence ATGAAAAAAAATGTATTGATCTTATGTACGGGAAACAGTTGTCGTTCTATTATGGGAGAGGCACTGATCAATGCTAAACTCGGTGATTGTGTCTTTGCTCAAAGTTCTGGTGTCAAAGCAAGTGGAAAAGTCAATCCCAATGCTCAGGCACTGTTGGAGTCAAAAGGGTTCTGGAGGGATGAATATCACTCAAAAGTGATCGAAACAGTGCTGAATACACCTTTTGATCTGGTTGTGACTGTATGTGACCATGCAAATGAGACATGTCCTATGTTCCCAAAAGCAGTGAAGACGATACATGTAGGATTTGAAGATCCAAGCGGCAAGGCGGTAGAAGAATATGAAAAAACACTCAATCTTATTGAAAAAGAACTCCTTCCTATCATCAAAAATGAGCTTTGCTAA
- a CDS encoding ArsR/SmtB family transcription factor, which yields MEVFLKSVAALNDETRVLILRFLDKYGETCVCDMQISFDMIQSRLSRHLKILKDAGFLRVERKGTWAYYSIRKPLDRFRSEALEEIRYLDMNLPELKNISQTQGCKV from the coding sequence ATGGAAGTTTTTTTAAAAAGTGTTGCTGCACTTAATGATGAAACAAGAGTGTTGATCCTGCGTTTTCTTGATAAATACGGGGAGACATGTGTATGTGACATGCAGATATCATTTGACATGATACAGTCCCGCCTTTCACGCCACCTTAAGATTCTAAAAGATGCAGGATTTTTACGAGTAGAGCGTAAAGGAACCTGGGCATATTACTCCATTCGAAAACCTTTGGACCGCTTTCGCAGTGAAGCATTGGAAGAGATCCGTTATTTGGATATGAATCTTCCTGAATTAAAGAACATATCACAAACACAAGGATGTAAAGTATGA
- a CDS encoding arsenic transporter codes for MFLAISVFLITLVFVIWQPRGLQIGTTAVIGAVAALLLGVVSYTDVFTVIDIVWDATLAFIGIIILSMILDQIGFFEWAAIKMAQLSKGSGNRMFVYILILGALVAAFFANDGAALILTPILLAKMKYLKMNPLAIFAFLMAGGFIGDSASNPLVISNLTNIVTVGYFDIGFIEYAKNMFLPNLLSIFASIVVLWIYFRKEIPLKVDVSTLPEASSVIKNQTMFKLSWWFLGLLMTGYFIGDFYDLPVSVFALGGALIFLAIANHYKATKPLMTIKAAPWQVVWFSIGLYVVVYGLKNAGLTDTVASWISALQTQGEAMAVIGTGFLAAGLSSVMNNMPTIMVMDIAINQVGYTGNEALVYANILGSNLGPKMTPIGSLATLLWLHVLAQKGVKIGWGEYMKVGLVITPPVLLIALLGLI; via the coding sequence ATGTTTTTGGCAATTTCAGTCTTTTTAATAACCTTGGTTTTTGTGATCTGGCAGCCTCGTGGTCTTCAAATAGGTACAACAGCTGTCATCGGTGCAGTAGCCGCCCTGCTTCTAGGTGTAGTGAGTTATACGGATGTTTTTACCGTGATAGACATTGTATGGGATGCCACATTGGCATTTATAGGTATCATCATTCTCTCCATGATACTGGACCAGATAGGCTTTTTTGAATGGGCAGCGATTAAAATGGCACAATTAAGCAAAGGCAGTGGGAACAGGATGTTTGTCTATATCTTAATTCTTGGTGCACTTGTTGCCGCATTCTTCGCCAATGATGGAGCAGCACTCATCTTAACCCCTATTCTACTGGCCAAGATGAAGTACTTAAAAATGAATCCGTTGGCTATCTTTGCATTTTTGATGGCTGGAGGATTTATCGGTGACAGTGCATCCAACCCTCTGGTGATCTCAAACCTTACCAACATCGTAACTGTCGGATACTTTGACATCGGTTTTATCGAATATGCAAAAAATATGTTCCTGCCTAATCTTCTGTCAATCTTCGCTTCCATTGTCGTCTTGTGGATCTATTTCCGTAAGGAGATTCCATTAAAAGTTGATGTATCTACACTTCCAGAGGCCTCTTCAGTCATTAAAAACCAGACCATGTTTAAATTGAGCTGGTGGTTTTTGGGATTGTTGATGACGGGTTACTTTATCGGTGACTTTTATGACCTTCCCGTCTCTGTGTTTGCACTTGGCGGAGCACTGATATTTTTAGCCATAGCAAACCATTATAAAGCGACCAAACCCCTCATGACCATCAAAGCTGCGCCTTGGCAGGTGGTTTGGTTCTCCATAGGACTCTATGTTGTGGTCTACGGACTTAAAAATGCAGGACTTACCGACACCGTAGCCTCATGGATCAGTGCACTCCAGACACAGGGTGAAGCCATGGCGGTCATAGGTACAGGTTTTCTTGCTGCGGGTCTCAGCTCTGTGATGAACAATATGCCGACCATCATGGTGATGGACATCGCCATCAATCAGGTAGGATATACAGGAAATGAAGCGTTGGTCTATGCCAATATACTTGGCTCAAACCTCGGTCCTAAAATGACCCCTATCGGCTCACTGGCCACCCTCCTTTGGCTTCATGTTCTTGCACAAAAAGGTGTAAAAATAGGCTGGGGAGAATATATGAAAGTGGGACTTGTGATCACCCCGCCTGTATTACTGATAGCCTTACTCGGTCTAATATAA
- a CDS encoding DUF4395 domain-containing protein, translating into MINLKEFFAYGEKVPGYEIGMLNEREARAAAAILFVGAFLGLMNGIMLHTAVFSKYFVTFFAIDFTMRIIQPRYAPSLMLGRFFVQNQRPEYVGAAQKRFAWVLGFILAWPMFYYLVIDFQPNPLKALVCLICMALLFFEAAFSICLGCKIFEWVKGKDPKYCPGGVCEMKIKEPIQTFSVAQKIILISTVLVMGYGIYAYFTKLPDRTVFVQKMKMMMMSQAELDAIQAAKEQAEEDAFFNDDEDP; encoded by the coding sequence ATGATAAATCTAAAAGAGTTTTTTGCCTATGGCGAAAAGGTACCAGGATATGAGATAGGTATGCTGAATGAAAGAGAAGCACGTGCGGCAGCAGCTATACTGTTTGTCGGTGCATTTCTTGGACTAATGAACGGGATCATGCTGCATACGGCAGTCTTTTCTAAATATTTTGTAACATTTTTTGCTATCGACTTTACGATGCGTATCATTCAGCCACGATATGCGCCCAGTTTGATGCTCGGACGTTTTTTTGTACAAAACCAGAGACCTGAGTATGTCGGAGCTGCACAAAAACGTTTTGCATGGGTACTGGGATTTATACTGGCATGGCCAATGTTCTACTATCTGGTCATTGATTTCCAGCCTAACCCGCTTAAAGCACTGGTGTGTTTGATCTGTATGGCACTGCTCTTCTTCGAGGCGGCCTTCTCTATCTGCCTGGGCTGTAAGATCTTCGAATGGGTCAAAGGAAAAGATCCGAAGTACTGTCCAGGCGGTGTATGTGAAATGAAGATAAAAGAGCCTATCCAAACCTTTTCAGTAGCTCAAAAGATTATCCTTATCTCCACGGTACTGGTCATGGGATACGGTATCTATGCCTATTTTACCAAACTACCCGACAGAACTGTGTTTGTCCAAAAGATGAAAATGATGATGATGAGTCAGGCGGAACTTGATGCGATACAAGCAGCAAAAGAGCAAGCTGAAGAGGATGCATTCTTCAATGACGATGAGGATCCCTAG
- a CDS encoding globin domain-containing protein — protein MVLSEKTVEICKKTAPLLVEYGEDITTRMYEILFMNYPETRALFPEALEAQYKKLAGAIVAYAANIDKLHVLSHTVDDIAKRHVTSNVKSEHYPMVGASLLQAIKDVLGDVASKDVIDAWKEAYFFLGDILIGREKELYASR, from the coding sequence ATGGTACTCTCAGAAAAAACAGTTGAGATATGTAAAAAAACAGCACCGTTACTAGTAGAATATGGAGAAGATATTACTACGAGAATGTATGAGATCTTGTTTATGAATTATCCTGAGACAAGAGCTCTTTTTCCTGAAGCACTTGAAGCGCAGTACAAAAAACTTGCAGGGGCTATCGTTGCATACGCAGCCAATATAGATAAGCTTCATGTACTAAGTCATACGGTTGATGACATTGCAAAAAGGCATGTAACAAGCAATGTGAAGTCTGAACATTATCCTATGGTGGGTGCTTCTTTGCTACAAGCCATTAAAGATGTGCTGGGTGATGTAGCAAGTAAAGATGTCATTGATGCCTGGAAAGAGGCGTATTTCTTTTTGGGAGATATACTGATAGGAAGAGAAAAAGAGCTCTATGCTTCCAGATAG
- a CDS encoding diguanylate cyclase domain-containing protein codes for MHNNNDKLVQITEKTKLRALKHDIILPSTYLEIFMEEMKKIDDQQQEKSIHSVAADEDEIINTMQSLKQMEQHWFDSGRDYMKELNVLRSAMDTLRTQLFSDDISKSKNRLWIFKDKLNNNETFNDRGFLISIKITDYDRIISEYDTNIGNRLLKQVSDYMIGYLDQKHCHYEIVRYSEDNFLIFLHGLNENEAEEHLHNMQNEMSNYSFKHRNRVFNLTFNAALMHYIENESFASVLGQLDDKLFENSL; via the coding sequence TTGCATAACAATAACGATAAATTGGTACAAATCACTGAAAAAACAAAGCTTAGGGCGTTAAAGCATGACATCATCCTACCTTCTACATATCTTGAGATATTTATGGAAGAGATGAAAAAAATAGATGATCAACAGCAAGAAAAAAGTATTCACAGTGTTGCAGCAGATGAGGATGAGATCATAAACACTATGCAGTCACTGAAACAAATGGAGCAACATTGGTTTGATTCAGGTAGAGACTATATGAAGGAGCTGAATGTTCTGCGGTCTGCTATGGACACTCTGCGTACACAACTCTTTTCAGATGACATTTCGAAGAGTAAAAACCGATTATGGATCTTTAAAGATAAGCTTAATAATAATGAAACATTTAATGATCGCGGATTTTTGATCAGTATCAAGATAACCGATTATGACAGGATCATTAGTGAGTATGATACGAATATAGGGAATAGACTCTTAAAACAGGTCAGTGACTATATGATTGGTTATCTGGACCAGAAGCATTGCCATTATGAGATCGTGCGTTATTCGGAGGATAACTTTCTGATCTTTTTACATGGGTTGAATGAAAATGAAGCAGAAGAACATCTACACAATATGCAAAATGAGATGTCAAATTACAGCTTCAAACACCGTAACAGGGTATTTAACCTGACATTTAACGCTGCACTTATGCACTATATAGAAAATGAATCTTTTGCATCGGTACTGGGTCAGTTAGATGACAAACTTTTTGAAAATAGTTTGTAA